CCGCCGCCGTCACCGCCGGACAGGCCATCGACGTCCCGGTGTTCGAGGTGGTGGAGCAGGCGCTGCTCGAGCGCGCCGAGACGATCGAGCACCCGGGGGCGAAGATCTCCGGCTTGCGCCGGCCGTCGTTCGTGGGGCCGCGCCCCCCCGAGCAGAAGTTGTCGTTCGAGGTGCCGTTCGCCGAGGCCCCGACCGCCAGCACGTTCTTGGCGTTCTCCGGCGTCTTCAACGTCGAGGTGTTCGTGACCGCGAACAACACGAGCGACTCCTCGCGGTCGTACGCGAAGCGGTCGATGTCCACGCACCACGAGGTGTAGGCGGTCGTGCCGTCGTCTCCCCAGGAGTTGGTGTGGACCCGGGCGCCGTCGGCGTGGGCGGCGTCGAGGTAGGCGTAGAGGTTCGACGGGGCGGACCCCGATCCGTCGATGTCGCTCAGGTTCGAGTGGGAGATCTTCGCCGCGTAGGCGTTGCCGTTCGAATCGAACGTGCCGTTGAGCGGGGCCTGGTCTCCCGCCGACGTCCCCGCCGTGTGGGTGCCGTGCGAGTCCGCACCGAGCCCGGACGCGGAGCGGTAGGCGACGACCTTGCGATGGGTCGGGCCGGGGGTGTTGTTCGCCGCGTCCCGGAAGAAACAGGAGTTCATGTCGATGCGACCGTCGATGTGGCCGACGACCTGCCCCTCGCCGTGCAGGCCCCGGTCCCAGACGGTGGTCGAGGCGACGACGTCGGTCTGGATCACCCACCGCGTCGTGTTGTTGCGCATGGTGATCTCGGCCGCCTCCTCGATCCAGGAGACGGCGGGGACCCGCGCCGCCGCCTCGAGCGCGGCGCGGCTCCCGCGGGCCTTCAGGCGCGCGTAGCGCTCGAACCGCACGACCTGCAGGACCTCCACCCCGGCCGCGGCGACGGCCGCGGCGGCGCGTTCCGCGTCCTCGCCGTCGAAAAGGTCGAGCGTCGCGAAGAGCAGCGTCCCCGCGCGCCGGGCCGGGTCGGCGAAGGGGCGTGTCCCGAGATCCGGTGCGATCTTCCAGCCGGGCTCCACCGGCCCGAGCCACCTTACGTCCGCCAGTGCCCGCACCGCCGCCTGGCGGCCGGGCGCGACGCGAAGCACGTACGCGCCGTCGGGAACGTACTGGAGCGGCTCGCCCCCGGCCCGGCGCACCCGGGACAGGAGCGCCGGGTCGATCGCCGATCGGAACTGCGCGACGAAATACCCCCCCGCCTCCTCCTGCGCGGCCGGCGACGTGGAGGCGAGCGGGTCGAAGGTGCCGGACTTGAGGCGCAGGTAGGGCCCCCCGGCGCGTACGGACGAGAAGAGCAGAATCGACGACAACACGACGACGATCGGACGCATGGGTCGGGCCCCCCCCGGAGAAAGTCGACGGAGTGTACGTCGAGTTCAGCCTTCGACGCGGACCCGCACCTCTCCCACCTTCTCGAGCCGGGCGACCGCGACGTCGCCGGCCTTCACCGGTCCGACCCCCGACGGCGTGCCGGTGAAGAGCAGGTCGCCGCGCTCGAGGGTGATCCAGCGCGAGGCCAGCGCGACGAGGGAGGCGACGCCGTGGATCATCTTCGAGGTCGTGTCGTCCTGGCGGGTCGCACCGGAGACCTCGACCGACAGCCTCAGCCCCGATCCGTCGCCGACCTCGGCCCGCGGCGCGACCGTGGAGACCGGCGCCGAGCCGTCGAACCCCTTCGCGAGGGTCCAGGGCTCGCCTTTTTTCTTCGCCTCCGCCTGCACGTCCCGGGCGGTGAGGTCGAGGCCGACGGCGTAGCCGAGGACGTGCTCCATGGCGGCGGACTCGGCGATCGCTCGTCCGGTCTTGCCGATCACGACGACCATCTCCACCTCGTGGTGCACGTCGGCGGTCCCCTCGGGGATCCGCACCACGCCCCCGTCGTGGACGATCGCCGACGGCGGCTTGAGGAACAGCACCGGCGGCACCCCCGCGGCGTTCCCCATCTCCTTCACGTGATCGGCGTAGTTCCGGCCCACGCAGAGGATCTTCCCGACCGGGATGCGCTCCCCGGTGCCGCGCATCACGACGAAGGGCGTCGTCTCCGCGGGAGCGGCCATGCCCGGGCGGAAGGGCCACAGGTGCCACGACCCGCTCGCGGTCGCGAGCAGGCGCCCCGTCGCGTCGCGCACCTCGCCATCGGCGAACGCGACGCGCTTGCCGCGCCGGACGACCTTGCCGGAGGAGACGATGCGCCCCTCGCGCGCCCCCTCGAGGAACTGCACCGAGAGCGAGATCGTCGCGCACCACCACTCCTTCGGGATCGACGCGATCACCGCGGCGCCGAGGACGGTGTCGAGCAGCGCGGAGATCACGCCGCCGTGGGCGACCCCGCGACCGTTGAGGTGGTGGGGACCGACGACCAGCGAAGCCTCGGCCTCGCCCTTCTCCATGCGATCGAGCTCGACCCCGAGGTACTGGTTGAACGGCGGGACGGGCATGCACTCCTCCCTGAAGGCGGATCATAATGGCGCGCATGGCCGAACCTCGCGAGGACACCCGGGCAAAGTTCGACGACGTGCTGGCCAAGCGCCCCGACTTCGCCGACCGATTGGCCCGCCGCCTCATCGTCTGGCTCCACCGCGAGGGACACGCCGCGATCGAGGACCTCTACCGGGACGCGCGGTCGCGCATCGGCCGCGATCTCCCGCAGGAGGACGACCCGAATCGCCCGGCGGACGTCCCGGCCGAGCCCGAGGACCGGATCGCGCTGCAGGCGGTCGTTTTCGAGCGCGCCGCGACCGTCATGAGCCCCGAGCAGGTCCAGGACGTGGTGGACGCGCTCCGGCGGCGCGAGGAGGCCGAGAGCCTCGAGAGCCTCGCGGCGCTTCCCGACATTCCCTACGGGGTGCTCTCGGCGGCGGTGCGCCGGTTCGCCGGCCTCCCGCGTGGAGACGAGACCCTCG
This region of Candidatus Polarisedimenticolaceae bacterium genomic DNA includes:
- a CDS encoding fumarylacetoacetate hydrolase family protein; its protein translation is MPVPPFNQYLGVELDRMEKGEAEASLVVGPHHLNGRGVAHGGVISALLDTVLGAAVIASIPKEWWCATISLSVQFLEGAREGRIVSSGKVVRRGKRVAFADGEVRDATGRLLATASGSWHLWPFRPGMAAPAETTPFVVMRGTGERIPVGKILCVGRNYADHVKEMGNAAGVPPVLFLKPPSAIVHDGGVVRIPEGTADVHHEVEMVVVIGKTGRAIAESAAMEHVLGYAVGLDLTARDVQAEAKKKGEPWTLAKGFDGSAPVSTVAPRAEVGDGSGLRLSVEVSGATRQDDTTSKMIHGVASLVALASRWITLERGDLLFTGTPSGVGPVKAGDVAVARLEKVGEVRVRVEG